The Cetobacterium sp. 8H DNA window CCATGTATAATGGCTCTCCTAATGATCCTGGCTCTTTTGTTCTATCTAATACAGCAATTTTCTTAACTGTCTTAGGGAATACATTAAAGAAGTACTCAGATGAGAATGGTCTGTATAGGTGAACGTTGATAAGTCCAACTTTCTCTCCTTTTGCTACTAAATAATCAACTGTTTCGATTAATGTTTCACAAACTGATCCCATAGCGATTACTATGTTCTCTGCATCTGGTGCTCCATGATAATTAAATGGCTTATAATCTCTTCCTGTTACTTTTGAAATTTCTTCCATGTAATCAGCTACAATAGCAGGTACTGCATCGTAGTATTTATTTTGCACTTCTCTAGTTTGGAAGTAGATATCATCGTTTTGTGCTGTTCCTTTTGTAACTGGGTGCTCAGGGTTAAGCGCTCTTTCTCTGAAAGCTTTAATAGCATCCATATCAACTAAGTTTTTGAATACTTCATAATCCATTACTTCAACTTTTTGAATTTCGTGTGAAGTTCTGAATCCATCAAAGATATTCATGAATGGAACTCTAGATTTAATAGCTGCTAAGTGAGCTACTCCAGATAAATCCATTACTTCTTGAACTGAACTCTCAAATAACATTGCGAATCCTGTTTGTCTTGCTGCATAAACGTCTTGGTGATCTCCGAAGATTGATAACGCTTGTGCTGCAAGTGCTCTTGCTGATACGTGGATAACTGATGGTAATAGTTCTCCAGCTATTTTATACATGTTTGGAACTTTTAATAATAATCCTTGAGAAGCTGTATATGTTGTAGTTAAAGCTCCTGCTTGTAAAGATCCGTGAACTGTTCCTGCTGCTCCTGCTTCTGATTGCATTTCAACAACTTTTACTGGAACTCCAAACATATTCTTCATTCCTCTTGCTGCCCACTCGTCTGTATATTCAGCCATTGGCGATGATGGTGTAATTGGATAAATTCCTGCTACTTCTGTAAAAGCATATGATGCGTAAGCTGCTGCTTGGTTTCCGTCCATTGTTTGCATTTTTTTAGCCATTTGAATTGTCCTCCCTATTTTTAATCAACGTCATATTGTTATCTCTATTGTACGGATAAAGATAAAAATTGTCAATTAAAGTTCTGATTTTTTTTAAAAAATTTTAAACTAATTCAACCAAATATAATTTACTACTGACTAATGCGTTCTCTTTCGAGACACTTTTAAAGATTATTTTGTTTCGTTAACAATTTCGAAAGTATCTCTAGCAATTACTAATTCTTCGTTTGTAGGTATCTTAAATACTTTTACTTTTGAAGTTTCTTTCGTTAATAAAACATTTCCTTTTTGTCTCTTAGAGTTTAATTCTTTATTTAATTCTACACCTAAGAACTCTAATCCTTTTAATACTTCTTCTCTAGCTTTTCCAGAGTTCTCTCCGATTCCACCAGTGAAACAAATAGCGTCTACTCCACCCATTTGAGCTGCGTAGTTTCCTACATATCCTCTAATTTTGTAAGCAAACATGTTTTCTGCTAATATAGCTCTTTCGTTTCCTGCTGCTGCTGCCATTTCCATATCTCTACAGTCTGAAGACTCTCCAAATACTCCTAAGATTCCAGATTGCTTGTTCATTCTGTCATCCATTTCTTTATCTGATAATCCTCTTTTGTTCTTTATGAATAAAACTGCTGCTGGATCGATATCTCCGCATCTAGTTCCCATCATAATTCCTTGTAATGGAGTTAATCCCATTGTTGTATCAATACATTTTCCATCTTTTACAGCAGAGATTGATCCTCCGTTTCCTAAGTGACAAACGATTATTTTAGAAGACTCTGGGTTTCCTAATAACTCATTTGCTATTCCTGAAACGAATTTGTGAGATGTTCCGTGGAATCCATATTTTCTAACTTTTAATTCTTGGTAATCTGCGTATGGTAAAGCATACATGTATGCTTCTTTTGGCATAGTTTGGTGG harbors:
- a CDS encoding acetate/propionate family kinase, which produces MKVLVINCGSSSLKYQLLNPESGDVFAIGLCERIGIEGSKMEYETPANDFEITINEDMPTHKEALNLVIKAITSPEYGVIKSVEEIDAIGHRVVHGGEKFASSVLVTPEVMDAMEECSELAPLHNPANILGIKTMQELMPGKPNVGVFDTSFHQTMPKEAYMYALPYADYQELKVRKYGFHGTSHKFVSGIANELLGNPESSKIIVCHLGNGGSISAVKDGKCIDTTMGLTPLQGIMMGTRCGDIDPAAVLFIKNKRGLSDKEMDDRMNKQSGILGVFGESSDCRDMEMAAAAGNERAILAENMFAYKIRGYVGNYAAQMGGVDAICFTGGIGENSGKAREEVLKGLEFLGVELNKELNSKRQKGNVLLTKETSKVKVFKIPTNEELVIARDTFEIVNETK